From Paenibacillus sp. PK3_47, the proteins below share one genomic window:
- a CDS encoding MFS transporter — MNQMTLLRNPKQRKLLLSAGMSWMFDAMDVGMISFVVAALAKDWELGPEKIGLLTSINSVGMAVGAAAAGILADRFGRKSVLLWTLVIFSAASGLSAFATGFAILCVLRFVAGFGLGGELPVASTLVSESMPARERGRAVVLLESFWAIGWILSALIAYFVIPDYGWRVAFAIGAVPALYALYLRKAIDDSPRFAEIKQKPVSLSKRIATVWSPEYRRSTIMLWILWFTVVFSYYGMFLWLPTVMVMKGFSLVKSFEYVLIMTLAQLPGYFTAAYFIEKFGRKFVLVIYLLFTAVSAAWFGNATTEGMLMAAGICLSFFNLGAWGGMYAYSPELYPTAIRSTGVGLATSFGRIGGIIAPLLVGVLVGDSVSISSIFMLFFVTIIIGAAAVLLLGKETKGTELL, encoded by the coding sequence CGGCGCTTGCCAAGGACTGGGAGCTGGGGCCGGAGAAGATCGGCCTGCTGACCAGCATTAACTCTGTAGGGATGGCTGTCGGCGCGGCTGCGGCAGGCATTCTGGCCGACCGGTTCGGGCGCAAATCCGTGCTTCTGTGGACACTGGTGATTTTCTCTGCGGCGAGCGGTCTGTCGGCTTTTGCTACGGGCTTTGCAATTCTATGTGTGCTGCGGTTTGTGGCCGGGTTCGGGCTTGGCGGCGAGCTGCCTGTGGCCTCCACCCTCGTATCGGAGAGTATGCCTGCCAGGGAAAGAGGACGGGCTGTAGTATTGCTGGAGAGCTTTTGGGCCATCGGCTGGATCCTGTCGGCTTTGATCGCCTATTTTGTGATCCCCGATTACGGCTGGCGTGTGGCTTTTGCAATCGGGGCTGTTCCGGCGCTTTACGCCCTGTATTTGCGGAAGGCCATCGACGATTCTCCGCGGTTTGCGGAAATTAAGCAGAAGCCGGTTTCGCTCAGCAAGCGTATCGCGACCGTGTGGTCACCGGAGTACCGCCGTTCCACGATTATGTTATGGATTCTGTGGTTCACCGTAGTGTTCTCTTATTATGGTATGTTCTTATGGCTGCCGACTGTTATGGTCATGAAGGGCTTCAGTCTGGTCAAAAGCTTTGAGTACGTGCTGATTATGACACTGGCACAATTACCGGGTTATTTTACAGCTGCTTATTTCATCGAAAAGTTCGGCCGCAAGTTCGTGCTGGTAATTTATCTGCTGTTCACAGCTGTCAGTGCCGCCTGGTTCGGGAATGCTACAACTGAGGGCATGCTGATGGCTGCCGGAATTTGCCTCTCGTTCTTTAATCTCGGGGCATGGGGCGGCATGTATGCTTACTCTCCGGAGCTGTATCCGACCGCGATCCGCTCAACAGGTGTAGGTCTGGCTACTTCCTTCGGACGGATTGGCGGAATCATCGCCCCTCTGCTGGTAGGTGTACTGGTAGGCGATTCTGTAAGTATTAGCTCGATCTTTATGCTGTTTTTTGTAACGATTATCATCGGTGCGGCCGCCGTGCTGCTGCTGGGCAAAGAGACCAAGGGAACAGAGCTGCTCTAG